The Cellulosimicrobium sp. ES-005 genome segment GCGGTCCATGAGCTCGACGAACGCGCGCTCCCGCTCGGGCGAGTGCCGTGTGCTCGTCAGCGTGACGATGAGCCCGTCGCGGTCGGCCGCGTCGGCGACGCCCGCCGCGAGGGACGAGAAGTACGGGTCCGCGATGTCGTGCACCACGAGGCCCACGCTCGTCGTGCGGCCGCGCGCCATGGCCTGCGCGCTCGGGTCCGGCGAGTAGCCCAGCCGGCGGGCCGACGCGAGCACCCGCTCCCGCAGGTCGGGGCGCACCGTGCGGTTCGCGCTCCCGTTGATCGCGCGGGAGGCGGTCGCGAGGGAGACGCCGGCGTCGCGCGCGACCTCGCTCAGGGTGGGTCCGGGCACGGAACCCAGGCTAGCGGGACCGCTCCCGCAGCCCGGGTGGGCCGCGCCCGGAGCGGCTACGTTCGGGAGGACCGCCCACCGAGCCGCACGGCCGACGAGCCGCAGGAGGACCCGATGACGTCTCATGGCGCAGCACCCGCACCCGGCACGACGACGCTCCTCGCCCGGGCGCTCGCGCTCGGCGTCGCCGCGGGGTCGCGCAGCAGCCTCGGCGTCGCGGCGCCGGTGCTCGGCGGCTGGGTCGGGGGTCGGGCTCGCGGGTCGGGCGGCGGCCCGGCTGCTCTCGGGGTGCTCGTGCGCGGCACGGCCGCTGCCGGAGTCGCGGGCGAGCTGGTCGGCGACAAGCTTCCGCGGACGCCGAGCCGCCTCGACCCTCCCGGACCGGTGTTCCGCCTCGCGAGCGGGGCGCTGGGCGGAGTCCTGCTGGCCCGACGCCGCACGGGTCCCGCGGGCGTCGTCGCCGCCGCGGTCGCCGGCGCGGCGGGGGCCGCCGCCGGGACGTGGGGCGGCGCGGCGTGGCGACGCCTCGCCGTCGGGTCGCGTCCCGACTGGCCGGGCGCCGTCGCGGAGGACGCCGTCGCGCTCACCCTCGCGGCACTGGCGGTCCGGCGCTGACGACCCGCCGAACCCGGGGTCGCCGGGCACGGCCGAGCACCGGTGACGCGAGAACCCGGGTGCGGCGCGACGGAGGTCGCGCGTCGTCGCTCAGGCGTCCGGGATGCTCGTCACCGTCGTGAGGAGGAACGCCGAGTCCTCGAGCGCGCCCACCGCGTGGCGCTCGTGCGTGAGGACGCGCAGCTCGCCGGTGCCCAGCTCGACGTCGCCCTCGCCGAGCGCGGTGACGCGGACCCGGCCGCGCAGCACCTGGATCGACGCCGCGGGCGGCGAGTTGTGCTCGCCGAGCTCGACGCCCGCGCGCAGCGCGAGGATCGTCTGACGCAGGGGGCCGTCGTGCAGCACGACCTCGGCGCTGCGCCCGTTCGGGGAGGTCCGGGCGTGGGTGAGGTGGGCGTCGGTGAGAAGGTCGACGTTCGTCATCGGGGCTCCGACCTGTCGGGGAGCTCCATCATGCCGCGCCGGGCGCCGCGGTGCGCGTCCCGGTGGCGCGCCGGGGGGTGTGGTGGTGATCCGCGGCACCGTCGGGAAGAGTGACGGTCATGCAGGTCGTCTCCGGATTCTTCATCGGTCTCGTCGGCGTCGTCTCCACGGTGGTCATGCTCGTCCTCCTCGCGGCGACGGCGCGGCGCGTCATGGGGGCCGCGGTCGGCTGGATCCGCTCCGCCGTGGTGGCGCTCGCGATGCTCACCGTCACGTCGTGGGTGCTCACCAACGGCCTGCTCGACGTCGGCTGGTCGCGCCCGGACGGGACGCTCACCGTCGCGCCCGGCGTCGCGCTCGTGGCGATCGTCCTCGCGTTCGCCTGGGCGTTCGTGCTCGGGCTGTGCGTGCTGCTCGTGCTTGAGCTGCTGGTGCCGACCGGGTCGGTGCCCGGCCCGTGGCGCGCGCTGCGCGGCCTGCGCCAGGGGCGTCGCGAGACCCGCCGGTACGCGCAGATCCTCGCGATCGGCGTCCGGCACGGCCTCGGCGGGGCGCTCACGCGCGGCGCGCGGCAGCCCGACGGGTCGCGGCTCTCGCGCACCGACCAGCGCCGCCAGGCGGCCGCGCTCCGCGACGCCCTGAGCGACGCGGGCGTGACGTTCGTGAAGTTCGGCCAGGTCCTCTCGACGCGCCGCGACCTGCTCCCCGCCACGTTCGCCGACGCGCTCGCGACCCTCCAGAGCGAGGTCCCGCCCGCGCCGTGGCCGCAGGTCGAGGCAGCCGTCACGGGAGCGCTCGGGTGCCCGATCGACGAGGCGTTCGCCGAGTTCTCGCCCGAGCCGCTCGCGTCGGCCTCGGTCGGGCAGGTGCACGCGGCCCGGCTGCCCGACGGGCGGGAGGTCGTGGTCAAGGTCCAGCGGCCCGGAGCACGGGCGCAGGTCGAGACGGACCTGGCGATCCTCGGCCGCCTCGCGCGCCGCATCGAGCGCGACACCGCGTGGGGGCGGTCGCTCGGCGTCGTCGACCTCGCGGACGGGTTCGCGGCGTCGCTGCGCGAGGAGCTCGACTACACCGTCGAGCTGGAGAACACGCTCGCGCTGCGCGCGGCGCTCGCGCGGGATGCGGTGGGGGAGCGGCGTCCAGACGGCGACGGAGACGGTGGCGACGCGGCGGTGGGTCCGCGCGTCCGCGTCCCGGAGGTCTACCCCGAGCTCTCGGGGACGACGCTGCTCGTCATGGAGCGGCTCGACGGTGCTCCCGTCGGCCGCGCCGCGGACGTGCTCGCGGGCCTGGACGACGCCGTGCGCTCCGACCTCGCCTCCCGGCTCCTCACCGCGACGCTCGAGCAGGTGCTCGTCGCGGGCACGTTCCACGCCGACCTGCACCCCGGCAACGTGCTCGTCACCGACGACGGTCGCCTCGGCCTCCTCGACATGGGCTCCGTCGGACGCCTCGGCGAGCCCGAGCGCCTCGCGCTCGCGGCCGTGCTGCTCGCGGTCGACGCCGACGACGCCGTCGCCGCGACCGACGCGCTGCTCGAGCTGCTCGACGCGCCGGCGGACCTCGACGTGCGCCGCCTGGAGCGCGCCGTCGGGCAGGTGATCGTGCGGTTCCGCGGCGCGGGCGCGAGCGGCGCGATGTTCACCGCGCTCTTCCGGCTCGTGACCGACGCCGGGCTCGCCGTCCCCTCGCAGGTCGCCGCCGCGTTCCGCACGTTCACCTCGCTCGAAGGGACGCTGCGTCTCATCGACCCCGGGTTCGACCTCGTCGCCGGGGCCCGCGCGACCGCGCAGCCGCTCGTGCGGCGCGTCGTCACGCCGGAGGGCCTGCGCGAGCGCGCGACGAGCCTCTTCCTCGGCCTCGCGCC includes the following:
- a CDS encoding cupin, whose translation is MTNVDLLTDAHLTHARTSPNGRSAEVVLHDGPLRQTILALRAGVELGEHNSPPAASIQVLRGRVRVTALGEGDVELGTGELRVLTHERHAVGALEDSAFLLTTVTSIPDA
- a CDS encoding AarF/UbiB family protein; translation: MQVVSGFFIGLVGVVSTVVMLVLLAATARRVMGAAVGWIRSAVVALAMLTVTSWVLTNGLLDVGWSRPDGTLTVAPGVALVAIVLAFAWAFVLGLCVLLVLELLVPTGSVPGPWRALRGLRQGRRETRRYAQILAIGVRHGLGGALTRGARQPDGSRLSRTDQRRQAAALRDALSDAGVTFVKFGQVLSTRRDLLPATFADALATLQSEVPPAPWPQVEAAVTGALGCPIDEAFAEFSPEPLASASVGQVHAARLPDGREVVVKVQRPGARAQVETDLAILGRLARRIERDTAWGRSLGVVDLADGFAASLREELDYTVELENTLALRAALARDAVGERRPDGDGDGGDAAVGPRVRVPEVYPELSGTTLLVMERLDGAPVGRAADVLAGLDDAVRSDLASRLLTATLEQVLVAGTFHADLHPGNVLVTDDGRLGLLDMGSVGRLGEPERLALAAVLLAVDADDAVAATDALLELLDAPADLDVRRLERAVGQVIVRFRGAGASGAMFTALFRLVTDAGLAVPSQVAAAFRTFTSLEGTLRLIDPGFDLVAGARATAQPLVRRVVTPEGLRERATSLFLGLAPELERLPRRLAKITSDVEAGRLTVNVRSFAHPDDRAFVTGLVQQVVSTVIAAAAVVAAVVLVSADSGPQLVEGLRLFAVLGAALGFVGTVLAVRVLVFAFRGTGPGGGSTR